One window of Kryptolebias marmoratus isolate JLee-2015 linkage group LG3, ASM164957v2, whole genome shotgun sequence genomic DNA carries:
- the fam184b gene encoding protein FAM184B isoform X1, with amino-acid sequence MASGAGKAQSPGSGSGSLNGTAAEFPNIEQELYDYQMHNKMCKKIAQLTKVIYSLNMRNEEQEAALQALNHAHHDELHRILMETCHEGEGSALRTRLLELQDSLDEQQRVGAQVQADFEIFRIQAEERERETEAELRKEFEDKLQTAEEELLEAKADLSAAQEENLRLGKELEQAGEQIQELNAKCEELQEAADEEKKRKQVDRQREDEEKEKQEEERRTEKNEDLEREKALLEELKVLKEEGERAEKEKRRAVKQEREQWEQKLNELTEEKEGMRKKIEAEWREERQRWEEREEEEKKGMHSALRERVKRAEAEVESHLERLAENKRNTVKLQERIQDLEEELELDRKRVLEAEGVVKRAEEELAVAKERLLLQEDELQSRAEELLNRGGCEVCVCAELEELKSQVSRLQSRNRELELQSSGRNSDHARQIRQHAEALSSLRSEMVRAQTEELRRIQKHADDERDKLLKETEKEKEKLQKEREQEKEHLEKERSRLRRERDEEKVALHKEAEELKERLRMEKEEEVDRLRKELEVERVRVRSQLDKNMEQVETERANVQHKLEEEKRRLVEKAEEDRKRLKDQVRKAIEEVMRRHAAELNSVQEALSSERKTNQEVCARLEEERRAAEELRSGLEREREELRIKLKDANSEICRLEVVIQQNDKKEKVASEAAPSCEAQCSRLEEELHQARGRLARVQEEAERQRDRQQKEIASLRADKHRLEEKVLEQSRVNAERSLLEQNHRQTEDRIRAECEDRLRAEFRIEMNAAVAESEQRFQDREEELQNRTSELQAQLTELQAQVEKKKAGQGDDCHGNPEIDRLRKEVQDTKEINKKLRDLLQEPQTQSLAEERHNHAAALQALERQAKEDLLSEINRLKTMHHLELDKQRAEMTQQHTEWSRQMTQRHMQQIEDLQGQLQAHTQMMALQQDLKQQNQNQVFERQLDESRCAMLELQRENAALKKQLKERSVQKNPEVEEKEEESTDKKTRDAQLEEEAQRLKEEVEKLRVEMEKLEESQKHWEERKDDDIKEEELDEEKRKEREEEKRREEVEEIRREHKREMQSLVSEYSSAQNHLQARIVALENELREREERCRRREPRCDDLQLGRLQERLQERDQLIKRLVEERHQLQLHPPVAGDNSSLRPRDSKSRPGSVTPTMRKKDVESPPRVTSIPCASTYDRSIFLPQSSSSSSSCSSSFHPHSSSTLPHQSSSHPHTSPHYSTSSLPHKHTSLSLSQHSSPSLPRSTRSRTSCIPPTPAPTAPLPVCPSPQTGIRYVSPSCQDPHTHFQGHSISGPYLELRGTEGLKQEWFTKYFSF; translated from the exons GTGATTTACTCTCTGAATATGAGGAACGAGGAGCAGGAGGCCGCCCTGCAGGCCTTGAACCACGCCCACCACGACGAGCTGCACCGCATCCTGATGGAGACGTGCCACGAGGGGGAGGGGTCGGCGCTGAGGACACGCCTCCTCGAACTGCAGGACTCTCTGGATGAGCAGCAGCGGGTTGGGGCCCAG GTTCAGGCTGACTTTGAGATCTTCCGCATCCAGGCGGAGGAGAGGGAGCGTGAGACTGAAGCAGAGCTGAGGAAAGAGTTCGAGGACAAACTCCAGACTGCAGAGGAGGAGCTCCTGGAGGCCAAGGCCGATCTCAGTGCAGCACAGGAGGAGAACCTGAGGCTGGGCAAGGAGCTGGAGCAAGCCGGGGAGCAGATCCAGGAGCTGAACGCCAAATGCGAGGAGCTTCAGGAAGCAGCCgatgaggagaagaagaggaaacagGTGGACAGGCAACGAGAAGATgaggagaaagagaaacaggaggaggagaggagaacagAAAAGAACGAGGACCTGGAAAGAGAGAAAGCtctcctggaggagctgaaggtgctgaaggaggagggggagcgagcagagaaggagaagaggCGAGCCGTCAAACAGGAGCGGGAGCAGTGGGAGCAGAAGCTGAACGAGCTAACCGAGGAGAAGGAGGGAATGAGGAAGAAGATAGAGGCAGAGTGGAGGGAGGAGCGGCAGAGatgggaggagagggaggaggaggagaagaaagggATGCACAGCGCCCTGAGAGAACGAGTGAAGAGGGCTGAAGCAGAGGTAGAAAGTCACTTAGAGAGGCTGGCTGAGAACAAGAGAAACACAGTGAAACTCCAGGAGCGAATACAG GAtttggaggaggagctggagctggatcGGAAGCGCGTGTTGGAGGCAGAGGGCGTGGTCAAGCGGGCGGAGGAGGAGCTGGCGGTCGCCAAGGagaggctgctgctgcaggaagacgagctgcagagcagagcag aggagctgctgaatCGTGGGGGCTGcgaggtgtgtgtttgtgccgagctggaggagctgaagagccAGGTGAGCCGTCTGCAGAGCAGGAACCgggagctggagctgcagagcaGCGGCCGGAACAGTGACCACGCCCGGCAGATCCGACAG CACGCTGAAGCCCTGTCCAGTCTGCGCTCAGAGATGGTGCGAGCCCAAACGGAGGAGCTGCGTCGCATCCAAAAGCACGCAGACGACGAACGGGACAAACTGCTGAAGGAGACggaaaaagagaaggaaaaactgCAGAAGGAGAGGGAGCAAGAAAAGGAGCACCTCGAGAAGGAAAGGAGCAGACTGcgcagagagagagacgagGAGAAGGTGGCGCTGCACAAGGAGGCGGAGGAGCTCAAAGAGCGCCTGAGgatggagaaggaggaggaggtggaccGGCTGCGCAAAGAGCTGGAGGTTGAGAGGGTCCGAGTTCGTTCCCAGCTGGACAAGAACatggagcaggtggagacgGAGCGAGCCAACGTGCAGCacaagctggaggaggagaagaggaggctGGTGGAGAAGgcggaggaggacaggaagcgGCTCAAGGACCAGGTGCGGAAGGCCATCGAGGAGGTGATGAGGAGGCACGCGGCTGAACTAAACAGTGTTCAGGAGGCTCTGAGCTCGGAGAGGAAGACCAACCAGGAG gtGTGTGCACGTTtggaagaggagagaagagctgctgaggagttACGCAGCGGGCTGGAGAGGGAAAGAGAGGAGCTGAGGATAAAACTGAAAGACGCCAACTCTGAG ATCTGTAGGTTGGAGGTGGTGATCCAGCAGaatgacaagaaagaaaaagtggcCTCCGAAGCTGCGCCGTCGTGCGAAGCGCAGTGCTCCCGCCTGGAGGAGGAGCTCCACCAGGCTCGGGGTCGACTGGCTCGGGTtcaggaggaggcagagaggcAGCGCGACAGACAGCAGAAGGAGATCGCATCCCTGAGGGCCGACAAGCACCGGCTGGAGGAGAAGGTCCTGGAGCAGAGCCGGGTGAACGCGGAGAGGAGTCTGCTGGAGCAGAACCACAGGCAGACGGAGGACCGGATCAG GGCCGAGTGTGAGGATCGCCTCAGGGCGGAGTTCAGGATCGAGATGAACGCCGCCGTCGCTGAGAGCGAGCAGAGGTTTCAGGACCGagaagaggagctgcagaaccGAACGTCTGAGCTGCAGGCTCAGCTGACTGAGCTGCAAGCTCAG GTCGAAAAAAAGAAGGCGGGACAAGGAGATGATTGTCACGGCAACCCTGAAATTGACAGATTGAGAAAGGAGGTTCAAGACACCAAGGAGATAAATAAGAAACTAAGGGATCTGCTGCAG GAGCCTCAAACCCAGTCGCTGGCGGAGGAGAGACACAATCATGCCGCGGCGCTGCAGGCGCTGGAGAGGCAAGCGAAGGAAGATCTGCTGTCTGAGATCAACAGACTTAAGACAATGCACCACCTGGAGCTCG ATAAGCAGCGTGCGGAGATGACCCAGCAGCACACCGAGTGGAGCCGACAGATGACCCAGAGACACATGCAGCAGATAGAGGACCTACAGGGCCAGctacaagcacacacacagatgatgGCTCTGCAACAG gacctgaagcagcagaatcagaaccaggtGTTTGAGCGGCAGCTGGACGAGAGTCGCTGTGCCAtgctggagctgcagagagaaaatgCGGCGCTGAAGAAACAACTCAAGGAACG GTCAGTGCAGAAGAATCCAGAggtggaggagaaagaggaggagagcaCAGATAAGAAGACGAGAGACGCCCAGCTGGAGGAAGAAGCACAACGTctgaaggaggaggtggagaaacTGAGGGTGGAAATGGAGAAGCTGGAGGAGTCCCAGAAACActgggaggagaggaaggacGATGACATCAAAGAAGAGGAGCTGGacgaggagaagaggaaagaacgggaggaggagaagaggcgagaggaggtggaggagatcCGGCGGGAGCACAAGAGGGAGATGCAGAGCTTGGTGTCCGAATACAGCAGCGCCCAGAACCACCTGCAGGCTCGGATCGTGGCTCTGGAGAACGA ACTGCGTGAGCGGGAGGAACGGTGCAGGAGGAGGGAGCCTCGATGTGACGACCTGCAGCTGGGGAGACTTCAGGAGAGACTCCAGGAGAGAGACCAGCTCATCAAACGACTAGTG gaggagaggcatcagctgcagctccaccCCCCTGTTGCCGGGGACAACAGCTCCCTCAGGCCCCGTGACAGCAAGTCCCGCCCTGGGAGCGTCACGCCGACCATGAGG aaaaaggaTGTGGAGTCGCCTCCTCGTGTCACCAGCATCCCCTGTGCTTCTACCTACGACAGGAGCATCTTCCTTCCccaatcctcctcctcctcctcgtcttgctcctcctccttccatccACACTCCTCCTCAACCCTCCCCCACCAGTCCAGCTCCCACCCTCACACCTCCCCTCACTACTCCACCTCCTCTCTTCCACACAAGCACACCTCCCTCTCCCTGAGCCAACATTCCTCCCCGTCCCTCCCCCGGTCCACCAGATCCCGGACGTCCTGCATCCCGCCCACCCCGGCGCCAACTGCTCCTCTCCCCGTCTGCCCCTCGCCGCAGACGGGCATCCGATACGTGTCCCCCTCCTGCCaggatccacacacacacttccaggGCCATTCGATCAG TGGCCCGTATCTGGAGCTAAGGGGGACAGAAGGGCTGAAGCAGGAGTGGTTCACCAAATACTTCTCCTTCTGA
- the fam184b gene encoding protein FAM184B isoform X2: MASGAGKAQSPGSGSGSLNGTAAEFPNIEQELYDYQMHNKMCKKIAQLTKVIYSLNMRNEEQEAALQALNHAHHDELHRILMETCHEGEGSALRTRLLELQDSLDEQQRVGAQVQADFEIFRIQAEERERETEAELRKEFEDKLQTAEEELLEAKADLSAAQEENLRLGKELEQAGEQIQELNAKCEELQEAADEEKKRKQVDRQREDEEKEKQEEERRTEKNEDLEREKALLEELKVLKEEGERAEKEKRRAVKQEREQWEQKLNELTEEKEGMRKKIEAEWREERQRWEEREEEEKKGMHSALRERVKRAEAEVESHLERLAENKRNTVKLQERIQDLEEELELDRKRVLEAEGVVKRAEEELAVAKERLLLQEDELQSRAEELLNRGGCEVCVCAELEELKSQVSRLQSRNRELELQSSGRNSDHARQIRQHAEALSSLRSEMVRAQTEELRRIQKHADDERDKLLKETEKEKEKLQKEREQEKEHLEKERSRLRRERDEEKVALHKEAEELKERLRMEKEEEVDRLRKELEVERVRVRSQLDKNMEQVETERANVQHKLEEEKRRLVEKAEEDRKRLKDQVRKAIEEVMRRHAAELNSVQEALSSERKTNQEVCARLEEERRAAEELRSGLEREREELRIKLKDANSEICRLEVVIQQNDKKEKVASEAAPSCEAQCSRLEEELHQARGRLARVQEEAERQRDRQQKEIASLRADKHRLEEKVLEQSRVNAERSLLEQNHRQTEDRIRAECEDRLRAEFRIEMNAAVAESEQRFQDREEELQNRTSELQAQLTELQAQVEKKKAGQGDDCHGNPEIDRLRKEVQDTKEINKKLRDLLQEPQTQSLAEERHNHAAALQALERQAKEDLLSEINRLKTMHHLELDKQRAEMTQQHTEWSRQMTQRHMQQIEDLQGQLQAHTQMMALQQDLKQQNQNQVFERQLDESRCAMLELQRENAALKKQLKERSVQKNPEVEEKEEESTDKKTRDAQLEEEAQRLKEEVEKLRVEMEKLEESQKHWEERKDDDIKEEELDEEKRKEREEEKRREEVEEIRREHKREMQSLVSEYSSAQNHLQARIVALENELREREERCRRREPRCDDLQLGRLQERLQERDQLIKRLVKKDVESPPRVTSIPCASTYDRSIFLPQSSSSSSSCSSSFHPHSSSTLPHQSSSHPHTSPHYSTSSLPHKHTSLSLSQHSSPSLPRSTRSRTSCIPPTPAPTAPLPVCPSPQTGIRYVSPSCQDPHTHFQGHSISGPYLELRGTEGLKQEWFTKYFSF; encoded by the exons GTGATTTACTCTCTGAATATGAGGAACGAGGAGCAGGAGGCCGCCCTGCAGGCCTTGAACCACGCCCACCACGACGAGCTGCACCGCATCCTGATGGAGACGTGCCACGAGGGGGAGGGGTCGGCGCTGAGGACACGCCTCCTCGAACTGCAGGACTCTCTGGATGAGCAGCAGCGGGTTGGGGCCCAG GTTCAGGCTGACTTTGAGATCTTCCGCATCCAGGCGGAGGAGAGGGAGCGTGAGACTGAAGCAGAGCTGAGGAAAGAGTTCGAGGACAAACTCCAGACTGCAGAGGAGGAGCTCCTGGAGGCCAAGGCCGATCTCAGTGCAGCACAGGAGGAGAACCTGAGGCTGGGCAAGGAGCTGGAGCAAGCCGGGGAGCAGATCCAGGAGCTGAACGCCAAATGCGAGGAGCTTCAGGAAGCAGCCgatgaggagaagaagaggaaacagGTGGACAGGCAACGAGAAGATgaggagaaagagaaacaggaggaggagaggagaacagAAAAGAACGAGGACCTGGAAAGAGAGAAAGCtctcctggaggagctgaaggtgctgaaggaggagggggagcgagcagagaaggagaagaggCGAGCCGTCAAACAGGAGCGGGAGCAGTGGGAGCAGAAGCTGAACGAGCTAACCGAGGAGAAGGAGGGAATGAGGAAGAAGATAGAGGCAGAGTGGAGGGAGGAGCGGCAGAGatgggaggagagggaggaggaggagaagaaagggATGCACAGCGCCCTGAGAGAACGAGTGAAGAGGGCTGAAGCAGAGGTAGAAAGTCACTTAGAGAGGCTGGCTGAGAACAAGAGAAACACAGTGAAACTCCAGGAGCGAATACAG GAtttggaggaggagctggagctggatcGGAAGCGCGTGTTGGAGGCAGAGGGCGTGGTCAAGCGGGCGGAGGAGGAGCTGGCGGTCGCCAAGGagaggctgctgctgcaggaagacgagctgcagagcagagcag aggagctgctgaatCGTGGGGGCTGcgaggtgtgtgtttgtgccgagctggaggagctgaagagccAGGTGAGCCGTCTGCAGAGCAGGAACCgggagctggagctgcagagcaGCGGCCGGAACAGTGACCACGCCCGGCAGATCCGACAG CACGCTGAAGCCCTGTCCAGTCTGCGCTCAGAGATGGTGCGAGCCCAAACGGAGGAGCTGCGTCGCATCCAAAAGCACGCAGACGACGAACGGGACAAACTGCTGAAGGAGACggaaaaagagaaggaaaaactgCAGAAGGAGAGGGAGCAAGAAAAGGAGCACCTCGAGAAGGAAAGGAGCAGACTGcgcagagagagagacgagGAGAAGGTGGCGCTGCACAAGGAGGCGGAGGAGCTCAAAGAGCGCCTGAGgatggagaaggaggaggaggtggaccGGCTGCGCAAAGAGCTGGAGGTTGAGAGGGTCCGAGTTCGTTCCCAGCTGGACAAGAACatggagcaggtggagacgGAGCGAGCCAACGTGCAGCacaagctggaggaggagaagaggaggctGGTGGAGAAGgcggaggaggacaggaagcgGCTCAAGGACCAGGTGCGGAAGGCCATCGAGGAGGTGATGAGGAGGCACGCGGCTGAACTAAACAGTGTTCAGGAGGCTCTGAGCTCGGAGAGGAAGACCAACCAGGAG gtGTGTGCACGTTtggaagaggagagaagagctgctgaggagttACGCAGCGGGCTGGAGAGGGAAAGAGAGGAGCTGAGGATAAAACTGAAAGACGCCAACTCTGAG ATCTGTAGGTTGGAGGTGGTGATCCAGCAGaatgacaagaaagaaaaagtggcCTCCGAAGCTGCGCCGTCGTGCGAAGCGCAGTGCTCCCGCCTGGAGGAGGAGCTCCACCAGGCTCGGGGTCGACTGGCTCGGGTtcaggaggaggcagagaggcAGCGCGACAGACAGCAGAAGGAGATCGCATCCCTGAGGGCCGACAAGCACCGGCTGGAGGAGAAGGTCCTGGAGCAGAGCCGGGTGAACGCGGAGAGGAGTCTGCTGGAGCAGAACCACAGGCAGACGGAGGACCGGATCAG GGCCGAGTGTGAGGATCGCCTCAGGGCGGAGTTCAGGATCGAGATGAACGCCGCCGTCGCTGAGAGCGAGCAGAGGTTTCAGGACCGagaagaggagctgcagaaccGAACGTCTGAGCTGCAGGCTCAGCTGACTGAGCTGCAAGCTCAG GTCGAAAAAAAGAAGGCGGGACAAGGAGATGATTGTCACGGCAACCCTGAAATTGACAGATTGAGAAAGGAGGTTCAAGACACCAAGGAGATAAATAAGAAACTAAGGGATCTGCTGCAG GAGCCTCAAACCCAGTCGCTGGCGGAGGAGAGACACAATCATGCCGCGGCGCTGCAGGCGCTGGAGAGGCAAGCGAAGGAAGATCTGCTGTCTGAGATCAACAGACTTAAGACAATGCACCACCTGGAGCTCG ATAAGCAGCGTGCGGAGATGACCCAGCAGCACACCGAGTGGAGCCGACAGATGACCCAGAGACACATGCAGCAGATAGAGGACCTACAGGGCCAGctacaagcacacacacagatgatgGCTCTGCAACAG gacctgaagcagcagaatcagaaccaggtGTTTGAGCGGCAGCTGGACGAGAGTCGCTGTGCCAtgctggagctgcagagagaaaatgCGGCGCTGAAGAAACAACTCAAGGAACG GTCAGTGCAGAAGAATCCAGAggtggaggagaaagaggaggagagcaCAGATAAGAAGACGAGAGACGCCCAGCTGGAGGAAGAAGCACAACGTctgaaggaggaggtggagaaacTGAGGGTGGAAATGGAGAAGCTGGAGGAGTCCCAGAAACActgggaggagaggaaggacGATGACATCAAAGAAGAGGAGCTGGacgaggagaagaggaaagaacgggaggaggagaagaggcgagaggaggtggaggagatcCGGCGGGAGCACAAGAGGGAGATGCAGAGCTTGGTGTCCGAATACAGCAGCGCCCAGAACCACCTGCAGGCTCGGATCGTGGCTCTGGAGAACGA ACTGCGTGAGCGGGAGGAACGGTGCAGGAGGAGGGAGCCTCGATGTGACGACCTGCAGCTGGGGAGACTTCAGGAGAGACTCCAGGAGAGAGACCAGCTCATCAAACGACTAGTG aaaaaggaTGTGGAGTCGCCTCCTCGTGTCACCAGCATCCCCTGTGCTTCTACCTACGACAGGAGCATCTTCCTTCCccaatcctcctcctcctcctcgtcttgctcctcctccttccatccACACTCCTCCTCAACCCTCCCCCACCAGTCCAGCTCCCACCCTCACACCTCCCCTCACTACTCCACCTCCTCTCTTCCACACAAGCACACCTCCCTCTCCCTGAGCCAACATTCCTCCCCGTCCCTCCCCCGGTCCACCAGATCCCGGACGTCCTGCATCCCGCCCACCCCGGCGCCAACTGCTCCTCTCCCCGTCTGCCCCTCGCCGCAGACGGGCATCCGATACGTGTCCCCCTCCTGCCaggatccacacacacacttccaggGCCATTCGATCAG TGGCCCGTATCTGGAGCTAAGGGGGACAGAAGGGCTGAAGCAGGAGTGGTTCACCAAATACTTCTCCTTCTGA
- the LOC108250511 gene encoding barrier-to-autointegration factor-like has product MSSTTQKHRNLVAEPMGNKPVTALPGIGKALDRNLRAQGFDSANQVLGQYLVMKRDPVTFTSWLKSTSGANTHHAEACTQSLSEWCENNL; this is encoded by the exons ATGTCCTCCACAACTCAGAAGCACAGGAACTTAGTCGCAGAGCCGATGGGAAACAAACCAGTGACTGCTCTGCCAGGAATCGGAAAAGCTCTGGACAGAAATCTGCGTGCACAGGGCTTTGATAGt gccaATCAAGTTCTGGGTCAGTACCTGGTGATGAAACGGGACCCTGTGACTTTCACCAGCTGGCTGAAAAGCACCAGCGGAGCCAATACTCATCATGCTGAGGCCTGCACTCAGTCCCTGAGTGAGTGGTGTGAAAACAACCTCTGA